Proteins encoded in a region of the Petrotoga olearia DSM 13574 genome:
- a CDS encoding Rpn family recombination-promoting nuclease/putative transposase — protein sequence MVFYDGKAKWTSPTDVKDKITKIQNMEEYLIKAEYELISLSNIKEETIINMKKALGVILLTDKPNVRIKNAEELIKMINEDIISKLPKEEQEKFEKHRNAFLELLRKRTDYKEIEERYEELKEMEVPKMFNTLEEIAKKDREKAKLEGKVEGKLEERREVAIKLLSKRFGRQLTTEMKEKIKEAEEAKINQIIDNIFEITIEELKEILK from the coding sequence ATGGTCTTTTACGATGGAAAAGCGAAATGGACATCACCAACGGATGTGAAAGACAAGATAACAAAGATACAAAACATGGAAGAGTATTTGATAAAAGCTGAATATGAACTAATAAGTTTAAGTAATATAAAAGAAGAAACGATAATAAACATGAAGAAGGCACTAGGAGTAATCTTATTAACGGACAAACCAAACGTAAGGATAAAAAACGCAGAAGAGTTGATAAAGATGATAAATGAAGATATAATATCGAAATTGCCGAAAGAAGAACAAGAGAAGTTTGAAAAACACAGGAACGCATTCTTAGAATTGCTTAGAAAGAGGACAGATTACAAAGAGATAGAAGAAAGGTACGAAGAGCTAAAAGAAATGGAGGTGCCAAAAATGTTTAACACATTAGAAGAGATAGCAAAAAAAGATAGAGAAAAAGCTAAATTGGAAGGTAAAGTAGAAGGAAAACTTGAAGAAAGAAGAGAAGTAGCTATAAAGTTATTAAGTAAACGATTTGGCAGACAATTAACCACAGAGATGAAAGAAAAGATAAAAGAAGCTGAAGAAGCAAAAATAAACCAAATAATCGACAATATATTTGAAATAACAATAGAAGAACTAAAAGAAATATTGAAATAA
- a CDS encoding type II toxin-antitoxin system MqsR family toxin, translated as MVEFFLELLKQVINNNQLQLVKRVKNTEFLTKIGWTEQDVHNFLLNELTKDDFILDGVEKDTNFPEGTVYIFKKQLCVEDEVYQIYIKIKYVEKKDYMVLLSFHESEEGEGNV; from the coding sequence ATGGTTGAATTTTTTCTGGAATTATTGAAACAAGTTATTAATAATAATCAATTACAGCTCGTGAAAAGGGTGAAAAATACTGAGTTTCTAACCAAGATCGGATGGACTGAGCAAGACGTTCATAATTTTTTACTTAACGAATTAACAAAAGATGATTTTATATTAGATGGTGTAGAGAAAGATACTAATTTTCCTGAAGGAACTGTTTATATTTTTAAAAAACAATTGTGTGTTGAGGATGAAGTGTATCAAATTTATATAAAAATAAAATACGTTGAAAAAAAAGATTACATGGTACTTTTGTCTTTTCATGAGTCAGAGGAGGGTGAAGGAAATGTATGA